The Dongia rigui genome includes the window CAAGATCATGGGCCAGCCCAATGCGGGGATTGCCGAAACCTTCCTGCCGCATCTGGGCCGCGACGCGGCGCTGGCATTGCTGTCGCGCAAGGAAGAAGCCTATCGCGGCATGGTGCGGGATCTCACGCCCATCGCCGGCCTCATCGACCTGCTCGACTGGGTGAAGGCAGAAGGGATTCCCTGCGGCGTCGTCACCAATGCGCCGCGCGCCAATGCCGAACTGGTGCTGGAGGGCCTCGGTCTCGCCCACCGCTTTGAGACACTGGTGATCGGCGATGAACTGGCACAGGCGAAACCCCATCCCCTGCCCTACCTAACTGGCCTGGAACGACTGGGAGCCGATGCCCGCAAATCTGTCGCCTTCGAGGATTCACCTTCCGGCATGCAGGCGGCGCTTGGTGCCGGGTTGACGCTGGTGGGGCTTGCCACCTCGCTGCCGCCGGAAACGATGCAGGGTCACGGCGCCCATGTGGCGGTGAAGGATTACCACGACCCGCGCATCCGCGACCTTATTGCGCAGCGACTGGCTGCTTAGACGCGATCTCGATCAGAGCGGCGACGGTGCGGCGCCGGCGGCGCGGCTTAAGATAGACCAGCATGTTGCGGTTTGATCCCCTCAGTTCGCGGATCGGCACGGCGACGCTGCGCGGATCAGCGTTCTTCTCGCGATCAAAAACAAAGCCAACGCCAATGCGACGCGACACAGCCTCGATCATCGCTTCGCGGCTGCCCACGGTGAGCACAGGGAAAAGATGCAGGCGTTGCTTGCGCAAGGCGCGCTCCAGCGTGCGCTGGGTATTGGACCCGTGCTCACGGAAGACGACCTTTTCGGCAACGATATCCTTCAAGGCAACCTCGCCACGTTTTGCCAGCGCATGGCCGCGCGGTACCAGCAGCATCATGTCCTGAACGGCGACCGGGAGTGCTGCAACGCGCGGATCCTCGGGCGGATTGGCCAACATGGCAATGTCCGCCGCTGATTGCAGCAAGGCATTCCATGTCTCCGTCGCATTTCCCAGAATGAGCTCGACCGTAACGCCAGGGTGACTGGCGCGGAAGGCGGCGAGCAGGTCAAGCGCGAGATGCGGCCCATCGGCGGCAAAGCGCAGATGGCCGCGCTGCAGCTTCAAGGAACTGCCGAGGAAATCCTCGATCTCGGCCTCGACCCCGAACATCTGGCGCGTCAGGCCGAACAGCGTAGCGCCATCCGCCGTCAGGCTGACCGTCGCACCTTTGCGCGTCAGGAGATCGGTACGGTAGGCCCGTTCGAGGGCCGCCACCTGCAGCGAAACGGCAGGCTGCGTCACCCCCAGCATGTCGGCGGCGCGCGAGAAACTTCCGGATCGGGCC containing:
- a CDS encoding HAD family hydrolase; amino-acid sequence: MKAALLFDLDGTLVDTDHLHLDAFNRLFAEHGFQVDRPTYTAKIMGQPNAGIAETFLPHLGRDAALALLSRKEEAYRGMVRDLTPIAGLIDLLDWVKAEGIPCGVVTNAPRANAELVLEGLGLAHRFETLVIGDELAQAKPHPLPYLTGLERLGADARKSVAFEDSPSGMQAALGAGLTLVGLATSLPPETMQGHGAHVAVKDYHDPRIRDLIAQRLAA
- a CDS encoding LysR family transcriptional regulator, yielding MLAYNIIKTYTVIMSYSQLRAFDAVARSGSFSRAADMLGVTQPAVSLQVAALERAYRTDLLTRKGATVSLTADGATLFGLTRQMFGVEAEIEDFLGSSLKLQRGHLRFAADGPHLALDLLAAFRASHPGVTVELILGNATETWNALLQSAADIAMLANPPEDPRVAALPVAVQDMMLLVPRGHALAKRGEVALKDIVAEKVVFREHGSNTQRTLERALRKQRLHLFPVLTVGSREAMIEAVSRRIGVGFVFDREKNADPRSVAVPIRELRGSNRNMLVYLKPRRRRRTVAALIEIASKQPVAAQ